A single region of the Ziziphus jujuba cultivar Dongzao chromosome 10, ASM3175591v1 genome encodes:
- the LOC107411456 gene encoding cell division cycle protein 48 homolog, producing MSHPAESSGSKSDKKDFSTAILERKKSPNRLIVDEAVNDDNSVVSMHPDTMEKLQFFRGDTVLLKGKKRRDTVCIALADDTCEEPKIRMNKVVRSNLRVRLGDIVSVHQCPDVKYGKRVHILPVDDTIEGVTGNLFDAFLKPYFLEAYRPVRKGDLFLVRGGMRSVEFKVIETDPENYCVVAPDTEIFCEGEPVKREDEERLDEVGYDDVGGVRKQMAQIRELVELPLRHPQLFKSIGVKPPKGILLYGPPGSGKTLIARAVANETGAFFFCINGPEIMSKLAGESESNLRKAFEEAEKNAPSIIFIDEIDSIAPKREKTHGEVERRIVSQLLTLMDGLKSRSHVVVIGATNRPNTIDPALRRFGRFDREIDIGVPDEIGRLEVLRIHTKNMKLSDEVDLERIAKDTHGYVGADLAALCTEAALQCIREKMDVIDLEDDTIDAEILNSMAVTNEHFQTALGTSNPSALRETVVEVPNVSWEDIGGLENVKRELQETVQYPVEHPEKFEKFGMSPSKGVLFYGPPGCGKTLLAKAIANECQANFISVKGPELLTMWFGESEANVREIFDKARQSAPCVLFFDELDSIATQRGSSTGDAGGAADRVLNQLLTEMDGMSAKKTVFIIGATNRPDIIDPALLRPGRLDQLIYIPLPDEDSRHQIFKACLRKSPISKDVDLRALSRYTQGFSGADITEICQRACKYAIRENIEKDIEKERRKAENPEAMDEDIEDEVAEIKAAHFEESMKYARRSVSDADIRKYQAFAQTLQQSRGFGSEFRFSDARTTGASGSDPFATSAGGADDDDLYS from the exons ATGTCACACCCAGCTGAATCGTCCGGCTC GAAGTCGGATAAAAAGGATTTCTCGACGGCAATTCTGGAGCGCAAGAAGTCGCCGAACCGCCTTATCGTGGATGAGGCTGTAAACGACGACAACTCCGTCGTTTCGATGCACCCTGATACCATGGAGAAATTGCAGTTTTTCCGTGGCGATACTGTCCTcctcaag GGCAAGAAACGGAGGGACACTGTCTGCATTGCACTTGCTGATGACACCTGTGAGGAACCGAAGATCAGGATGAACAAAGTTGTTAGATCAAATTTGAGGGTTCGACTTGGAGATATAGTGTCTGTTCATCAGTGCCCTGATGTTAAATATGGAAAACGTGTACATATACTTCCAGTGGATGATACCATAGAAGGTGTTACCGGAAACCTGTTTGATGCATTCCTAAAAC CTTATTTCTTGGAAGCTTATCGTCCTGTGAGAAAAGGAGATCTATTCCTTGTCAGAGGAGGGATGAGAAGTGTAGAGTTTAAAGTCATTGAGACTGACCCTGAGAACTATTGTGTGGTTGCCCCAGACACTGAAATCTTTTGTGAGGGGGAACCTGTGAAAAGGGAAGATGAGGAAAGGTTGGACGAAGTTGGTTATGATGATGTTGGCGGTGTAAGGAAGCAAATGGCTCAAATCCGTGAGTTAGTGGAACTGCCACTGAGGCATCCTCAACTCTTTAAATCAATTGGTGTAAAACCCCCTAAAGGAATTCTGCTTTATGGCCCTCCTGGTTCTGGAAAGACATTAATTGCTAGAGCTGTTGCCAATGAAACCggtgcttttttcttttgtattaacGGGCCAGAGATTATGTCTAAATTGGCTGGTGAAAGTGAAAGCAATCTTAGAAAGGCATTTGAAGAAGCTGAGAAGAATGCCCCGTCTATCATTTTTATTGATGAGATTGATTCAATTGCTCCCAAGCGAGAGAAGACTCATGGTGAAGTTGAAAGGCGCATTGTTTCACAACTTTTGACTCTGATGGATGGACTAAAATCACGTTCCCATGTTGTTGTTATTGGGGCTACCAATCGTCCAAACACTATTGATCCAGCTTTAAGAAGGTTTGGTAGGTTTGATAGAGAGATAGATATTGGTGTTCCTGATGAGATTGGGCGACTTGAAGTTCTTCGCATACACACGAAGAACATGAAGCTGTCTGATGAG GTTGATTTAGAAAGAATTGCAAAAGATACTCATGGGTATGTTGGGGCTGACCTTGCTGCTCTCTGCACGGAAGCGGCACTGCAATGCATCAGAGAGAAGATGGATGTGATTGATTTGGAGGATGATACTATTGATGCAGAGATACTTAATTCCATGGCAGTTACTAATGAGCACTTCCAGACTGCTCTTGGCACAAGCAATCCATCGGCATTGCGTGAAACA GTGGTTGAAGTGCCCAATGTCAGCTGGGAAGATATTGGAGGCCTTGAAAATGTTAAGCGGGAGCTTCAGGAG ACCGTTCAGTATCCCGTTGAGCACCCGGAGAAGTTTGAGAAATTTGGAATGTCACCTTCAAAAGGGGTTCTATTCTATGGGCCCCCTGGTTGTGGGAAAACTCTACTGGCTAAGGCAATTGCAAATGAGTGTCAGGCAAACTTCATCAGCGTCAAAGGCCCTGAACTGCTCACCATGTGGTTTGGTGAGAGTGAAGCCAATGTTAGAGAAATTTTTGACAAGGCCCGACAATCTGCACCATGTGTCCTTTTCTTTGATGAACTTGATTCCATTGCTACTCAG AGAGGAAGCAGCACTGGAGATGCAGGTGGTGCTGCAGATAGAGTTCTGAACCAACTCCTGACTGAAATGGATGGCATGTCAGCCAAGAAAACTGTTTTCATCATTGGGGCCACAAATCGACCAGATATAATTGACCCAGCACTTCTACGTCCAGGCCGTCTTGACCAACTGATCTATATTCCTCTTCCAGATGAAGATTCACGGCATCAAATCTTTAAAGCATGTTTGAGAAAATCACCTATCTCAAAAGATGTTGATTTGAGAGCTCTCTCTAGGTACACTCAAGGCTTCAGTGGGGCTGATATAACAGAGATATGCCAGCGAGCATGCAAGTATGCTATCAGAGAGAATATAGAGAAG GATATCGAGAAGGAGAGAAGGAAAGCGGAGAATCCAGAGGCAATGGATGAGGACATTGAGGACGAAGTGGCGGAGATCAAAGCTGCTCATTTTGAGGAGTCCATGAAGTATGCACGCAGGAGTGTTAGTGATGCTGACATCCGCAAATATCAGGCCTTTGCTCAAACCTTGCAGCAATCTAGGGGTTTTGGATCTGAATTTAGGTTTTCTGATGCCAGAACTACTGGGGCTTCTGGATCTGATCCATTCGCCACTTCTGCTGGTGgggctgatgatgatgatctgtATAGTTAG